In the Gymnodinialimonas sp. 202GB13-11 genome, one interval contains:
- a CDS encoding sugar ABC transporter substrate-binding protein, with product MFTKTVLRTTSALALCVSAGAAFADGHSATITIATVNNGDMIRMQGYTDQFTEETGIAVEWVTLEENVLRQRVTTDITTEGGQFDIMTIGMYEAPIWGSNGWLVPLDGLSDEYNVEDILPAMRGGLSHDGTLYAAPFYGESSMVMYRTDLMEAAGLEMPAAPTWEFIREAAAAMTDRDNDINGICLRGKPGWGEGGAFINAMANSFGARVVDEEWNAQLDSEAWANTLNFFNDMMQESGPAGFATNGFNENLSLFNQGLCGMWIDATVAASFVTNPDDSEVADSVGFALAPDNGLGPRSNWLWAWALAVPAGTQQQDEAMAFIEWATSTGYIELVAENEGWANVPPGARQSLYDNPNYADVPFAQMTLDSILSANPTEPTVDPVPYTGVQFMAIPEFAGFWTEVSQEFSNAYAGQQTIEEALANGQNIVNEALSAAGYQ from the coding sequence ATGTTTACGAAGACTGTTCTTCGCACCACCAGCGCACTTGCGTTGTGTGTTTCGGCCGGCGCAGCGTTTGCTGACGGCCATTCAGCCACCATCACGATCGCGACCGTCAATAACGGCGACATGATCCGCATGCAGGGCTACACCGACCAGTTCACCGAAGAGACCGGCATTGCCGTCGAGTGGGTGACCTTGGAAGAAAACGTGCTGCGTCAGCGCGTTACGACGGACATCACCACCGAAGGTGGCCAGTTCGACATCATGACCATCGGTATGTACGAAGCTCCGATCTGGGGCTCCAACGGCTGGCTCGTCCCGCTTGACGGCCTGTCGGACGAGTACAACGTCGAAGACATCCTGCCCGCAATGCGCGGCGGCCTGTCCCACGACGGCACGCTCTATGCAGCACCGTTCTACGGCGAATCGTCGATGGTGATGTATCGCACCGACCTGATGGAAGCTGCTGGCCTGGAAATGCCTGCTGCCCCCACCTGGGAATTCATTCGTGAAGCAGCGGCGGCCATGACCGACCGTGACAACGACATCAACGGCATCTGCCTGCGCGGCAAGCCGGGCTGGGGCGAAGGCGGCGCGTTCATCAACGCAATGGCCAACTCCTTCGGCGCACGCGTTGTTGACGAAGAGTGGAACGCACAGCTCGACAGCGAAGCATGGGCCAACACGCTCAACTTCTTCAACGACATGATGCAGGAATCCGGCCCCGCCGGCTTCGCGACCAATGGCTTCAACGAGAACCTCTCGCTGTTCAACCAAGGTCTCTGCGGCATGTGGATCGACGCAACGGTGGCAGCATCGTTCGTGACCAACCCCGATGACTCGGAGGTTGCTGACTCGGTTGGCTTCGCGCTGGCACCCGACAACGGCCTCGGCCCGCGTTCGAACTGGCTCTGGGCCTGGGCACTGGCAGTTCCTGCCGGCACTCAGCAGCAGGACGAAGCTATGGCGTTCATCGAGTGGGCAACGTCCACCGGGTACATCGAGCTGGTTGCTGAAAACGAAGGTTGGGCCAACGTCCCTCCCGGCGCACGTCAGTCGCTCTATGACAACCCGAACTACGCGGACGTTCCGTTCGCACAGATGACGCTGGACTCGATCCTGTCGGCCAACCCGACCGAGCCTACAGTTGACCCTGTGCCCTACACCGGCGTTCAGTTCATGGCGATCCCTGAATTCGCAGGTTTCTGGACCGAAGTGAGCCAGGAATTCTCGAACGCCTACGCTGGTCAGCAGACCATCGAAGAAGCGCTCGCGAATGGTCAGAACATCGTAAACGAAGCCCTGTCGGCAGCTGGTTACCAGTAA
- a CDS encoding LacI family DNA-binding transcriptional regulator — MPGETIRNMEDFAAVSGISRPTVSKYFNDPDSVRPKTRERIEAALDRYDYRPNIYAVNQNRQQTKNIGIVVPFLSDPFFSEIARTIETLVIEAGFRPILLSSHGTSEQENDNLETLRSVKPAGVLFAPLGRASDKSTIETFCAHVPTVLFDSNLDGMGEAFIGSDNASFVNQTVEYLCRSGTPPCFFEMRTPANPNANKRRAAYIAAMEREGHEPVVHKVNGHGWGFEEIGRAGAHAAFDAGELTSGTVLCSNDRLAIGFLAAAYERGLRVGRAKNCDLRVASHDDHPFSRFTCPSLTTAAHDYDAVAEHSVRSMFELIENGGHLNAREETLYPARLILRDSA, encoded by the coding sequence ATGCCGGGCGAGACGATCAGGAATATGGAAGACTTTGCAGCGGTCAGCGGGATTTCCCGTCCGACCGTATCGAAGTATTTCAATGATCCCGATTCTGTACGCCCAAAGACCCGTGAGCGCATCGAAGCTGCTCTGGACCGCTACGATTATCGTCCCAACATCTATGCCGTAAACCAGAACCGGCAGCAGACGAAGAATATCGGCATCGTCGTACCGTTCCTGTCTGACCCGTTCTTCTCAGAAATCGCGCGCACCATTGAAACGCTGGTCATCGAGGCCGGTTTTCGCCCTATCCTCCTGAGTTCCCATGGCACGTCCGAGCAGGAAAACGACAATCTTGAGACGCTGCGGTCGGTGAAACCGGCAGGCGTTTTGTTCGCGCCGCTTGGTCGGGCATCGGATAAATCCACGATTGAGACGTTCTGCGCTCATGTCCCGACCGTTTTGTTTGACAGCAACCTAGATGGGATGGGCGAGGCGTTTATTGGCTCGGACAACGCCAGTTTCGTTAATCAGACCGTTGAGTATCTGTGCCGCAGCGGCACGCCGCCTTGCTTTTTCGAGATGCGCACGCCTGCAAACCCGAACGCCAACAAACGGCGGGCGGCTTACATTGCGGCGATGGAGCGCGAGGGGCACGAGCCGGTTGTTCATAAGGTCAACGGGCACGGTTGGGGATTTGAGGAAATCGGGCGCGCCGGGGCTCATGCGGCCTTCGATGCGGGCGAGCTGACCAGCGGTACGGTGTTGTGCAGCAACGATCGCCTCGCCATCGGTTTTTTGGCCGCCGCATACGAACGGGGCCTTCGTGTGGGTCGGGCGAAAAACTGCGATCTGCGAGTCGCCAGCCACGATGACCACCCGTTTTCGCGATTCACATGCCCTTCATTGACCACAGCAGCACATGATTATGATGCCGTTGCCGAACATTCTGTCAGGTCCATGTTTGAGCTGATCGAGAATGGCGGCCACTTAAACGCCCGCGAAGAAACACTTTATCCCGCAAGGCTGATTTTGCGGGACTCGGCGTAG